A part of Paraliobacillus zengyii genomic DNA contains:
- a CDS encoding peptidase U32 family protein: MHKKTKLKKPELLAPAGNLEKLKFAIHYGADAVYIGGKQFGLRSKAGNFSFEDMKEGVAFAKQYGAKVYVAANIIAHNENLVGAQAYFKKLYEVGIAAVIVADPALIQACKEGAPELEIHISTQASIVNWRTVEFWKKEGIPRVVLAREVSLEEIKEIKEKVDIEIESFIHGAMCISYSGRCVLSNHMTARDANRGGCAQSCRWKYDLFEDGVDGAISVTDKTDEAYTMSSQDLSMVEQLPDLLAAGVDSLKIEGRMKSIHYVATVVNVYREIIDTYYEDPDNYQLDPNWVDEIWKAAQRSLTTAFYYKEPTEKDQLFGKPDRIQKYDFSGLVLNYDEKTQIATIQQRNSFAVGDEIEFFGPNFYHFKQKIRKIMDESGKSIDRAKHALMITKIKVDQPLSYYDMMRKSK, encoded by the coding sequence ATGCATAAGAAAACAAAGCTTAAAAAGCCAGAATTACTTGCACCAGCAGGTAATTTAGAAAAATTAAAATTCGCGATACACTATGGTGCTGATGCTGTTTATATTGGTGGAAAACAATTTGGTTTACGTTCGAAAGCAGGAAACTTTTCATTTGAAGATATGAAAGAAGGCGTTGCTTTTGCCAAACAATATGGAGCGAAAGTTTATGTCGCAGCTAACATTATTGCACACAACGAAAATTTAGTGGGTGCACAGGCGTATTTTAAGAAGTTATATGAAGTAGGTATTGCAGCAGTTATTGTTGCTGATCCTGCCTTAATTCAGGCATGTAAAGAAGGAGCGCCTGAATTAGAAATTCATATTAGTACACAAGCTTCAATTGTTAACTGGCGTACAGTAGAATTTTGGAAAAAAGAAGGTATTCCGCGTGTTGTATTAGCGCGTGAAGTCTCCCTTGAAGAAATAAAAGAGATAAAAGAAAAGGTTGATATTGAAATTGAATCCTTTATTCACGGTGCAATGTGCATTTCGTATTCTGGCCGATGTGTCTTATCTAATCATATGACTGCAAGAGATGCAAATAGGGGTGGTTGTGCACAATCATGTCGTTGGAAATATGATTTATTTGAAGATGGTGTCGATGGTGCTATTAGTGTGACGGATAAAACGGATGAAGCATATACCATGAGTTCACAAGATCTTAGTATGGTAGAACAGTTACCAGATTTATTAGCAGCCGGTGTGGATAGTCTTAAAATTGAAGGTCGAATGAAAAGTATTCACTATGTAGCAACTGTTGTAAATGTCTATCGAGAGATTATTGATACGTATTATGAAGATCCAGATAACTATCAGTTAGACCCAAATTGGGTAGATGAAATATGGAAAGCAGCACAACGTTCTTTAACCACAGCATTTTATTACAAGGAACCAACCGAAAAAGATCAGTTATTTGGAAAGCCTGATCGGATTCAAAAATATGATTTCTCTGGTCTTGTTTTAAATTATGACGAAAAAACGCAGATTGCAACGATCCAACAGCGCAATAGTTTTGCGGTTGGTGATGAGATTGAATTTTTTGGTCCTAACTTCTATCACTTTAAACAGAAAATCAGGAAAATAATGGATGAAAGCGGAAAATCTATTGATCGAGCAAAACATGCCTTGATGATTACGAAAATAAAAGTAGATCAGCCGTTAAGCTATTACGATATGATGCGAAAAAGTAAATAA
- a CDS encoding indolepyruvate ferredoxin oxidoreductase subunit alpha, giving the protein MAFVITSPCIEEKAGECEEVCPVDCIEEGKDMFYIDPDICIDCGACEAVCPVEAIYMEDEVPDKEHDYIALNRKFFEEK; this is encoded by the coding sequence TTGGCTTTTGTAATAACGTCACCGTGTATAGAAGAGAAAGCAGGCGAATGTGAAGAAGTTTGCCCTGTTGATTGTATAGAAGAAGGAAAAGATATGTTCTATATCGATCCAGATATTTGTATTGATTGTGGAGCGTGTGAAGCGGTTTGTCCAGTAGAGGCAATTTATATGGAAGATGAAGTTCCAGATAAGGAACATGATTATATTGCTTTGAATCGTAAATTCTTTGAAGAGAAATAG
- the solA gene encoding N-methyl-L-tryptophan oxidase yields the protein MDYDVIVIGAGSMGMAAGYYLSKSGKKTLLLDLFNPPHNKGSHHGDTRIIRYAYGEGEEYVPLVLKAQELWNDLEKASGRKIFTQTGVLNVGKEESDFIQNTISSAKKYSLPLDILDATKVQNRWPGITLPNDFVGCFEPTSGILKSEEIIKAYRELAELNGATIISNSKVTEISVQDDRVTIKTDKETFYSKSLVVSAGAGSKDLLSMIDLDMPLTPVRKTFAWFNVDETNYNHSKFPAFGFVTPLGTYYGFPSIDKMGLKLGRHDGGDQINPDKTMVEFGGITEDIEDLTQFLNQYLPITQELKYGKTCMYTLTPDDKFIIDLHPKHSNVAIAAGFSGHGFKFSSAVGQVLSDLIISGKNEIDISHFSIKRFINE from the coding sequence GTGGACTATGATGTAATTGTAATTGGCGCAGGTTCAATGGGAATGGCAGCAGGTTATTATTTATCCAAAAGTGGTAAAAAAACGTTATTATTGGACTTATTTAACCCACCACATAATAAAGGGAGCCATCACGGGGATACGCGAATTATCCGTTATGCCTATGGTGAGGGGGAAGAATATGTTCCATTAGTTCTCAAAGCACAGGAATTGTGGAATGATTTAGAGAAAGCCAGTGGGAGGAAAATCTTCACGCAAACTGGGGTTTTAAATGTTGGTAAGGAAGAATCCGATTTCATACAAAACACTATCTCTAGTGCGAAAAAGTATTCCTTACCACTTGATATATTGGATGCAACAAAAGTTCAAAATCGATGGCCAGGCATTACGTTACCAAACGACTTTGTTGGTTGCTTTGAACCAACATCAGGCATACTTAAATCCGAGGAAATTATTAAAGCGTACCGTGAGCTTGCGGAATTAAATGGTGCTACCATAATTTCGAATAGTAAGGTCACTGAAATTTCCGTTCAAGATGATCGTGTAACAATTAAGACAGACAAAGAGACCTTTTACTCGAAGTCGTTAGTAGTATCAGCAGGAGCAGGCTCAAAAGATCTACTTTCTATGATAGATTTAGATATGCCACTTACACCAGTGAGAAAGACTTTTGCTTGGTTTAATGTTGACGAAACTAACTATAATCATAGTAAGTTTCCAGCCTTTGGATTTGTTACACCACTAGGAACATATTATGGTTTTCCAAGTATTGATAAAATGGGTTTGAAGTTAGGGCGACATGATGGTGGGGATCAAATAAATCCAGATAAAACAATGGTAGAGTTTGGTGGAATAACAGAAGATATAGAAGATTTAACACAATTCTTGAATCAATATCTCCCTATTACTCAGGAATTAAAGTATGGGAAAACGTGTATGTACACACTTACACCAGATGACAAATTTATTATTGATCTCCATCCAAAGCATTCAAATGTTGCAATTGCAGCAGGTTTTTCTGGTCATGGTTTTAAATTTAGTAGTGCGGTCGGACAAGTCCTAAGTGATTTAATTATCTCAGGTAAGAATGAAATAGATATTTCTCACTTTTCTATAAAGCGATTTATTAATGAATAA
- a CDS encoding alpha/beta fold hydrolase, which translates to MESVTYDDTIVYYDSLGKGVPILFIHPPGLGRRIFDNQKKLADAFHLLIPDFSGHGNSTSILSDDIVNQYVIEIRQILLKEQIGEVIICAYSAGGTIAHAFVHAFPEKVKGLLIAGAYPKVGSLGLDLMYKFGLYMVKKNPEKLAKLLAFSNARNKVYKDILFDHTMKTNIDHWYAYYNDTYHYDVRDWINDINCPSLFAYGQRAYWVRMHKKYYQDNSNIEITIVANAFHQLPTKNWLSFNQLIRHYMQRYFK; encoded by the coding sequence ATGGAATCTGTAACATACGATGATACTATCGTCTATTATGATAGCCTTGGGAAGGGTGTACCGATTCTATTTATTCACCCACCAGGTTTAGGGAGACGTATATTTGATAATCAGAAGAAATTGGCTGATGCATTTCATTTATTAATACCAGATTTTAGTGGGCATGGAAATTCTACATCTATCTTAAGTGATGATATTGTCAACCAATATGTTATTGAGATTAGACAGATTTTATTAAAGGAGCAAATAGGAGAGGTGATTATCTGCGCCTATTCAGCAGGAGGTACAATAGCACATGCTTTTGTTCATGCGTTTCCTGAAAAAGTAAAAGGCCTTTTGATTGCTGGAGCATATCCGAAAGTAGGCTCTTTAGGATTAGATTTAATGTATAAATTTGGTTTATATATGGTTAAAAAGAATCCCGAAAAATTAGCTAAACTATTGGCGTTTAGTAATGCACGAAATAAGGTATATAAAGATATACTATTTGACCATACGATGAAGACTAATATTGATCATTGGTATGCATATTATAATGATACGTATCACTATGATGTGAGAGATTGGATTAATGACATTAACTGTCCAAGCCTTTTTGCATATGGCCAGCGCGCTTACTGGGTACGCATGCATAAGAAGTATTATCAAGACAATTCGAATATCGAAATTACTATTGTTGCAAATGCATTTCATCAATTACCAACAAAGAATTGGCTTTCATTTAATCAGCTTATTAGACACTATATGCAACGTTATTTCAAGTAA
- a CDS encoding histidine phosphatase family protein, with product MKQLILIRHCQAEGQHKDSPLTQSGVNQAHRLAAFLNKQPIKLDRIISSPFMRAIETIKPYADEHHISIEKDRRLQERILSNEPIDDWIDVLETSFSNFDFRLPGGESSNDALKRGLEVLHQALKDEEHEHIAIVTHGNLLTILLSQFEKEFGFINWKMLTTPDVFVIQKEADKYAVEHVW from the coding sequence GTGAAACAACTTATATTAATTCGTCATTGTCAGGCAGAAGGGCAACATAAAGATTCACCACTAACACAAAGTGGTGTCAATCAAGCACATCGTTTAGCTGCATTTTTAAATAAACAACCAATTAAATTGGACAGGATTATATCCAGTCCATTTATGCGTGCAATAGAAACCATTAAACCTTATGCAGATGAACACCATATCTCAATTGAAAAGGATCGTCGCTTACAAGAAAGAATATTAAGTAATGAACCAATAGATGACTGGATTGATGTGTTGGAGACATCGTTTTCTAACTTTGATTTTCGATTACCTGGTGGTGAATCTTCCAATGATGCACTAAAAAGAGGTTTGGAAGTCTTACATCAAGCACTAAAAGATGAAGAACATGAACATATTGCTATTGTTACCCATGGTAATTTATTAACGATATTACTATCACAATTTGAAAAAGAATTCGGCTTTATTAACTGGAAGATGCTAACAACTCCTGATGTATTTGTTATTCAAAAAGAAGCAGATAAGTATGCCGTTGAACATGTATGGTAA
- a CDS encoding peptidase U32 family protein: protein MKKSYQPELLATARDIVEVKALADAGADAIIIGHQRYGLRVAGDFSIDALAEATQYLHQVNKKVYILVNAIFHNEILATLPAYIKQLVELQVDGIICGDPSIFTVMDEFKYVIPITWNPETLSTNYQTLRYWHQKGIKRAILSNELTLNEIKDIKNELTFPIEVQVHGMTCIFHSKRKLVRNYYSHVDLPYDSDLSFYLKERKIEATHYPVYEDENGTHIMSNEDLCMIEQLDHVLDAKIDGLRINGLLKSRVYNIAVVQMYRKAVDLYLEDPVTFHFKKADWKQGLYKIQPKDRKLHTGFYFKEQIY, encoded by the coding sequence ATGAAGAAATCTTATCAACCAGAGCTACTTGCTACAGCAAGGGATATAGTAGAAGTTAAGGCATTAGCTGATGCAGGAGCTGACGCAATCATTATTGGGCATCAACGTTATGGATTACGTGTAGCTGGCGATTTTTCCATAGATGCTTTAGCAGAAGCGACTCAATACCTTCATCAGGTGAATAAAAAAGTATATATTCTAGTGAATGCGATTTTTCATAATGAAATTCTAGCAACTTTACCAGCTTATATAAAACAGTTGGTAGAACTGCAGGTTGACGGGATTATTTGTGGAGATCCTTCTATATTTACTGTTATGGATGAATTTAAATACGTTATTCCAATCACATGGAATCCAGAAACATTATCAACTAATTACCAAACTTTACGCTATTGGCATCAAAAAGGTATCAAACGTGCAATTTTATCTAATGAACTAACCTTAAATGAAATTAAGGACATCAAGAATGAACTTACCTTTCCAATTGAAGTACAAGTTCACGGTATGACATGTATTTTTCATTCTAAACGAAAACTTGTTCGTAATTACTATTCACATGTAGATTTACCTTATGATAGTGATTTATCTTTTTACTTAAAAGAAAGAAAAATAGAAGCTACACATTATCCTGTCTATGAGGATGAGAATGGAACACACATTATGAGTAATGAAGATTTATGTATGATTGAACAATTAGATCACGTCTTAGACGCTAAGATTGATGGTTTGCGTATCAATGGCTTACTCAAGAGCAGAGTATACAACATAGCTGTAGTGCAAATGTATCGTAAAGCAGTAGACTTATATCTCGAAGATCCGGTAACGTTTCATTTTAAAAAGGCTGATTGGAAGCAAGGCTTATATAAAATTCAACCAAAAGATCGAAAGTTACATACTGGTTTTTACTTTAAAGAACAGATTTATTAA
- a CDS encoding NAD-dependent epimerase/dehydratase family protein, translating into MRIVVAGGDGFCGWPTALYLSKQGHEVSILDNLVRRKIDEELGSNSVTPIATLEERVTKWKELTGNDIKIFVGDLNHYDFLTQVFEQTKPDAFVHFGEQRSAPYSMIDREHAIYTQTNNVMGNLNVLYAIKELAPDCHLIKLGTMGEYGTPNIDIEEGYLEVEHNGRKDTVPFPKQPGSFYHLSKVHDSHNIMFACKAWGIRATDLNQGVVYGLHTEETELDPILNNRLDYDGVYGTALNRFLIQAVTGHDLTVYGSGSQTRAFLNIKDTIRCVEIAVNNPADNGEFRVFNQFTEYFTVQELAEKVKNVAGQLNLETNIAHIENPRVETEEHYYHAVNTKLKSLGLEPNLLTDQVLKEILETVVEHKDRVIKDNVLPTISWK; encoded by the coding sequence ATGAGAATAGTAGTAGCAGGGGGAGATGGTTTTTGTGGTTGGCCGACCGCATTATACTTATCAAAACAAGGCCATGAAGTTTCCATTTTAGACAATTTGGTACGGAGAAAAATCGATGAGGAATTAGGTTCAAATTCAGTAACGCCTATTGCCACATTAGAAGAACGTGTCACAAAGTGGAAAGAGCTTACCGGAAATGATATAAAGATCTTTGTCGGTGACTTAAATCATTATGACTTCCTTACACAAGTATTTGAACAAACAAAACCAGATGCATTTGTTCACTTTGGTGAGCAACGATCAGCACCGTATTCCATGATTGATCGTGAGCATGCAATCTATACACAAACAAATAATGTGATGGGGAATCTAAACGTTTTATATGCGATTAAAGAACTAGCGCCCGATTGTCATCTAATTAAATTGGGAACTATGGGCGAATATGGTACACCGAATATTGATATTGAAGAAGGTTACTTAGAAGTTGAACATAACGGACGTAAAGATACCGTGCCATTTCCGAAACAACCAGGCTCCTTTTATCACTTGTCTAAAGTACATGATAGCCATAATATCATGTTCGCTTGTAAGGCTTGGGGCATAAGAGCTACAGATTTAAATCAAGGTGTTGTTTATGGGTTACATACAGAAGAAACTGAATTAGATCCTATTTTAAATAATAGACTAGATTATGACGGTGTATATGGTACAGCATTGAACCGTTTTCTGATACAAGCTGTAACTGGTCATGATTTAACCGTGTATGGATCAGGTTCACAAACACGTGCTTTTCTCAACATTAAAGATACAATTCGTTGTGTTGAAATAGCTGTAAATAATCCAGCTGACAATGGTGAGTTTCGTGTATTTAATCAATTCACAGAATACTTTACTGTCCAAGAATTAGCTGAAAAGGTGAAAAACGTTGCCGGTCAACTTAATCTTGAGACCAATATAGCTCATATAGAAAATCCAAGAGTAGAAACTGAAGAGCATTATTATCATGCAGTAAATACAAAATTAAAGTCATTAGGACTGGAACCGAATTTATTAACAGATCAAGTTTTAAAAGAAATATTGGAGACAGTAGTGGAACATAAGGACCGCGTTATTAAGGATAATGTGTTACCTACTATTTCTTGGAAGTAA
- a CDS encoding glycosyltransferase family 4 protein, with protein MKIVIVTETFLPSIDGVVTRLTAAIKHLRQQNHEVVVIAPDLGVYEYEGAIVEGLKATTMPFYRYRPFALPQRKVKTLLRKHDPDLVHVVNPALVGATGVYYAKKLGYPLIASYHTHVPKYLDYYKLYKPMKPIFWSYARKLHNMADINLCTSKAIQDELVEKNFHNVHLWKRGVDIDKFHPSYGDKSMRQRLSNGLEDKKLLVFVGRLAAEKEIHKLKPLLDTRDDVCLAIVGDGPAREMLERTFEETNTVFTGFMQGEELSTAFASADALIFPSVTETLGLVILEAMATGLPIIAAKSGPTMEQITDGQTGFLFENENIDSLIAAISKLDNEETYKQLRHNTRKEAEKFSWTEPSQQLVDFYDELLIMNESHKLAK; from the coding sequence TTGAAAATAGTCATCGTAACAGAAACCTTTTTGCCTTCGATAGATGGAGTAGTAACGAGGTTAACAGCAGCAATTAAACATTTGCGTCAACAAAATCACGAAGTAGTTGTAATTGCACCAGACTTAGGGGTTTATGAATATGAAGGTGCAATTGTTGAAGGGTTAAAAGCAACGACAATGCCTTTTTATCGCTATCGTCCGTTTGCACTTCCACAAAGAAAAGTTAAAACGTTATTACGTAAACATGACCCTGATCTAGTTCATGTTGTTAATCCTGCGTTAGTTGGCGCAACAGGCGTCTATTATGCTAAGAAATTAGGTTATCCGTTAATTGCATCTTATCATACACATGTTCCGAAATATCTGGACTATTATAAGCTGTATAAACCAATGAAACCAATCTTTTGGAGCTATGCACGGAAATTACACAACATGGCGGATATAAATTTATGTACATCTAAAGCAATTCAAGATGAATTAGTTGAAAAAAACTTTCATAATGTTCATTTATGGAAACGCGGAGTTGATATTGATAAATTTCATCCAAGTTATGGAGATAAGTCAATGCGACAACGTTTATCTAATGGATTAGAAGACAAAAAATTATTAGTTTTCGTAGGAAGATTGGCAGCAGAAAAAGAAATCCATAAATTAAAACCTTTATTAGATACGCGTGACGATGTTTGTTTAGCCATTGTTGGTGATGGTCCAGCAAGGGAAATGTTAGAGCGAACATTTGAAGAAACAAATACTGTATTTACCGGATTTATGCAAGGAGAAGAACTTTCAACAGCATTTGCATCAGCTGATGCGTTGATTTTTCCATCAGTTACAGAGACATTAGGCTTAGTAATATTAGAAGCAATGGCGACAGGTTTACCAATAATTGCAGCAAAAAGTGGTCCAACTATGGAACAAATTACAGATGGACAAACTGGCTTTTTATTTGAAAATGAAAATATAGACAGTCTAATTGCCGCAATTAGTAAATTAGATAACGAAGAAACGTATAAACAATTAAGACATAATACGCGCAAAGAAGCTGAAAAATTCAGTTGGACTGAACCGTCACAGCAATTAGTAGATTTTTATGATGAATTATTAATTATGAATGAATCACATAAACTAGCAAAATAA
- a CDS encoding FAD-dependent oxidoreductase → MDQKSYQVPTETASYWRNTAAFPAFTQLTQDIEVDVAIVGAGITGITTAYLLRNEGYKIALIEADTILSGTTGYTTAKVTAQHGLIYHELIQHFGLEKAKLYYQAAMDAKQQIRDTVVKHNISCEYAEEDAYIYTNTEKKIKNIEDENNAYQKLGIDGELVSKMPLNIPMKSALVMKHQAQFHPLHYLNYLIKAISDSGVDIYEHTTATNIDFGDNPTIHTKDKKKITCKHVVIASHYPFYDKKGLYFSRIHPERSYLIAVTTNQKFPGGMYINAEQPTRSIRTTMNKGEEVWLIGGERHKTGQEKETLDHHKELETFVNENFGIKSYKYRWSAQDLTTIDKLPYIGPVTANEPNVLVATGYRKWGMTSGTAAAMILSDTIRNKENPYISLFKPSRFDFDPDVKNFIKANTDVAKHMIKGKFEIPEDKLNELEENRATIIRENGKRIGVYRDTSGKIQHIDTTCTHMKCEVNWNKAEHTWDCPCHGSRFTIDGEVIEGPAHKPLKKIPTNEER, encoded by the coding sequence ATGGATCAAAAATCATATCAGGTGCCTACTGAAACAGCGTCATATTGGAGAAATACTGCAGCTTTTCCTGCATTTACGCAATTAACACAAGACATAGAAGTGGATGTTGCAATTGTAGGTGCTGGTATTACTGGTATTACTACAGCATATCTTCTAAGAAATGAAGGTTATAAAATAGCATTAATAGAGGCTGATACCATTTTAAGTGGAACAACAGGTTATACAACGGCAAAAGTCACTGCACAACATGGCTTGATTTATCATGAACTAATCCAACACTTTGGTTTAGAGAAAGCCAAATTATATTATCAAGCCGCAATGGACGCGAAGCAACAAATAAGGGATACTGTTGTCAAGCATAACATTTCTTGTGAATATGCAGAAGAGGATGCATATATTTATACAAATACAGAAAAAAAGATAAAAAATATAGAAGATGAAAATAATGCTTATCAAAAATTAGGAATTGACGGGGAACTCGTATCAAAAATGCCGTTAAACATACCAATGAAATCTGCACTAGTTATGAAACACCAAGCCCAGTTTCATCCCCTACACTATTTGAATTATTTAATTAAAGCAATAAGTGATAGTGGTGTAGATATTTATGAACACACAACCGCAACCAATATAGATTTTGGTGATAATCCAACGATTCATACAAAAGATAAGAAAAAAATAACATGTAAACACGTCGTGATTGCCTCTCATTATCCTTTTTATGATAAAAAGGGATTATATTTTTCTAGAATTCATCCTGAACGTTCTTATTTAATAGCCGTTACAACTAATCAAAAATTTCCTGGTGGTATGTATATTAATGCCGAGCAACCAACAAGATCTATTCGAACAACGATGAATAAAGGAGAGGAAGTTTGGCTAATTGGTGGTGAAAGACATAAAACAGGTCAGGAAAAGGAAACGCTTGATCATCATAAAGAGTTGGAAACATTTGTGAACGAAAATTTCGGAATAAAGTCATATAAATATCGTTGGTCTGCTCAAGATTTGACTACAATAGATAAACTACCATATATTGGACCGGTTACAGCGAATGAACCAAATGTACTTGTTGCAACTGGTTATCGTAAATGGGGTATGACAAGTGGAACAGCGGCCGCAATGATACTATCAGACACTATTCGAAACAAAGAAAATCCGTATATATCTTTATTTAAGCCATCACGATTTGATTTTGATCCTGATGTAAAGAATTTTATTAAAGCAAATACAGATGTAGCTAAGCATATGATTAAAGGAAAGTTTGAAATTCCCGAAGATAAATTAAATGAATTAGAAGAGAATAGAGCTACTATTATACGTGAGAATGGAAAAAGAATTGGCGTATATCGCGATACTTCAGGAAAGATACAGCATATAGATACCACCTGTACACATATGAAGTGTGAGGTTAATTGGAATAAAGCAGAGCATACATGGGATTGTCCTTGTCATGGATCGCGTTTCACTATAGATGGAGAAGTAATTGAAGGTCCGGCACATAAACCGTTAAAAAAAATACCAACAAATGAAGAGAGGTAA
- a CDS encoding P1 family peptidase produces MHHNIIEITMNEIDAFKIGHAQNEKAATGCTVIISEKGAVTGVDVRGGSPGTRETDLLKSENLVDQVHAIFLSGGSAYGLEVGTGIMHYLEERKIGFDVQVAKVPIVPGAILFDLAIGEVNIRPDAKMGYQACLNSEYDMRDHAQGNVGAGMGATVGKCLGPSYSMKSGVGTYAIQIGDLKIGAVIAVNSFGDIIDPSTNEILAGIFDREQGVYLNTEKQLLKQLESTTNRFSSNTSIGSILTNAKASKAEMNKIASIAHDGMARTMRPSHTLVDGDTLFAMTSNQVDVDLNIVGMLAVEVVEQAIIRAVKQASSLFGQPSYQDINQK; encoded by the coding sequence ATGCATCATAATATTATTGAAATTACTATGAACGAAATAGACGCATTTAAAATTGGTCATGCTCAAAATGAGAAAGCAGCTACTGGCTGTACCGTAATTATTTCTGAGAAAGGTGCGGTTACAGGAGTAGATGTTCGAGGTGGTTCACCTGGTACACGAGAAACTGATTTATTAAAATCAGAAAACTTAGTTGACCAAGTCCATGCTATTTTTTTAAGCGGTGGGAGTGCTTATGGTCTGGAAGTCGGAACTGGCATAATGCATTATCTAGAAGAGAGAAAAATAGGTTTTGACGTGCAAGTTGCAAAGGTACCAATTGTTCCAGGAGCGATTCTGTTTGATCTAGCAATTGGTGAAGTGAATATTCGTCCTGATGCGAAAATGGGATACCAAGCATGTCTGAACAGTGAATATGACATGCGTGATCATGCACAAGGAAATGTTGGAGCAGGAATGGGGGCAACTGTTGGGAAATGCCTTGGACCTTCTTACAGCATGAAGAGTGGAGTTGGTACTTATGCTATTCAAATAGGAGACTTAAAAATAGGAGCTGTTATTGCAGTCAATAGTTTTGGTGATATTATTGATCCGAGTACAAATGAGATTTTAGCTGGTATATTTGACCGAGAACAAGGTGTGTATTTAAATACGGAGAAACAATTACTGAAACAGTTAGAGAGCACAACAAATCGTTTTTCAAGTAATACATCAATCGGCAGCATACTAACGAATGCGAAAGCTAGTAAAGCAGAAATGAATAAAATAGCATCTATCGCCCACGATGGTATGGCTAGAACAATGCGACCTTCTCATACTTTAGTAGATGGCGATACGTTATTCGCAATGACTTCGAATCAAGTAGATGTGGATTTAAATATTGTTGGTATGCTCGCGGTAGAAGTAGTAGAACAAGCAATTATACGTGCTGTAAAGCAAGCAAGTTCTTTATTTGGTCAACCCAGCTACCAAGATATAAACCAAAAGTAA
- a CDS encoding DUF6501 family protein yields the protein MIHLNWENNVTVKQIKCVHADAKKFVVNHVLTPEKVYDVKNETDEFYFIIDNTNRIGGFRKEYFTEK from the coding sequence ATGATCCATTTAAATTGGGAAAATAACGTAACAGTAAAACAAATCAAATGCGTACATGCAGATGCAAAAAAGTTTGTAGTCAATCATGTCTTAACACCTGAGAAAGTGTACGACGTTAAAAATGAAACAGACGAATTCTATTTTATAATAGATAATACGAATCGTATTGGTGGTTTTAGGAAAGAGTATTTCACAGAAAAATGA
- a CDS encoding acylphosphatase, with amino-acid sequence MSKLGAHMLVSGVVQGVGFRATTQMKATEMGVNGWVKNLADGRVEIEAEAEVETLYEFIDLIKKGPRKFIKVDHVELTTYEKLNDFQNFKVV; translated from the coding sequence ATGAGTAAATTAGGAGCACACATGCTTGTTAGTGGCGTCGTACAAGGTGTAGGCTTTCGCGCTACAACCCAAATGAAGGCAACTGAAATGGGAGTTAACGGTTGGGTGAAGAATTTAGCAGATGGTAGGGTTGAAATTGAAGCAGAAGCAGAAGTCGAAACCTTATATGAGTTCATTGATTTGATTAAAAAAGGTCCAAGAAAATTTATTAAAGTAGATCACGTAGAACTGACAACGTATGAGAAATTAAATGACTTTCAGAATTTTAAAGTCGTGTAG